One segment of Rissa tridactyla isolate bRisTri1 chromosome 17, bRisTri1.patW.cur.20221130, whole genome shotgun sequence DNA contains the following:
- the ST14 gene encoding LOW QUALITY PROTEIN: suppressor of tumorigenicity 14 protein (The sequence of the model RefSeq protein was modified relative to this genomic sequence to represent the inferred CDS: inserted 1 base in 1 codon), which translates to MEGGPTAAGAGMRYSTQPQDMNNLEEGVEFLPAMNSKKMEKRGPKRQVVVTVVIVVFLLISLVTGLLVWHFKYRNAPVQKIFNGHLRVLNWDFIDAYENSSSTDFIMLAKKVKSTVEEIYRNHADIGPYHKETVITAFSEGSVIAYYWSEFVVPKYREESLDRAMADKQSLVQRWNPRLRNPTLKVESVVAFPADPSIAYSARDKSCMFALHAKEGEITSFTTPGFPNSPYPNNALCYWTLRADANSIISLTFKTLELEQCTDDGDYIKVYNSLSPVEPHALVRLCGNYAPSYNLTFLSSQNVMLVTLVTNKEGRFPGFKAEFFQLPKMKVCGGTLKGESGTFTTPYYPAHYPPAMDCVWNIEVPPKKNVKVRFNMFFVVEPGIPVSSCTKDYVQINSTRYCGERSQFVVASTTNKIEVQFHSDQSHTDTGFSAEYLSYDSSDPCPGKFACNTGRCIDRSMRCDGWLDCVDGSDERSCACTDQQFKCQNGWCKPKFWVCDNVNDCGDNSDELQCSCAADSFKCSSGKCIPDARKCDGNDDCGDGSDEGSCSKAVHATVPCKEYTYKCRSGHCISKQNPECDGERDCDDNSDEDNCNCGIRSYTRTSRIVGGQNSESGEWPWQVSLHVKGQGHICGASLVSESWLVSAAHCFLQLQGIRYSEPSLWTAYLGLTDQGNRNGPKVQTRKIKRIISHPYFNDYTYDYDIAVLELQSPVTFSSVVQPICLPDASHNFPVGKDLWVTGWGATVEGGSGASILQKAEIRLINQTVCNQLLTDQLTERMMCVGILTGGVDACQGDSGGPLVSVEASSRMFLAGVVSWGDGCAQRNKPXVYSRLTSLRDWIKQQTGL; encoded by the exons ATGGAGGGGGGCCCCACGGCCGCCGGTGCCGGCATGAGGTACAGCACTCAGCCGCAG GACATGAACAACCTGGAGGAAGGGGTGGAGTTCCTCCCTGCCATGAACTCCAAGAAGATGGAGAAGCGTGGCCCAAAGCGGCAGGTGGTCGTCACCGTCGTGATCGTTGTTTTCCTGCTCATCTCCCTCGTCACCGGCCTCCTGGTTTGGCACTTCAAAT ACAGGAACGCGCCCGTCCAGAAGATTTTCAATGGCCACTTGCGGGTTCTGAACTGGGACTTCATTGACGCTTACGAGAACTCCAGCTCGACGGACTTCATCATGCTGGCCAAGAAGGTGAAGAGCACG GTGGAGGAGATCTACAGGAATCATGCAGATATTGGCCCTTACCACAAGGAGACAGTGATAACTGCGTTCAG TGAAGGCAGCGTCATTGCCTACTACTGGTCGGAGTTTGTTGTCCCCAAGTACCGGGAGGAGAGCCTGGACAGAGCGATGGCGGACAAGCAGAGCCTGGTCCAGAGGTGGAACCCCCGGCTGCGGAACCCCACGCTGAAGGTGGAGTCGGTCGTCGCTTTCC ctgCCGACCCCAGCATAGCTTACTCCGCTCGGGACA AGAGCTGCATGTTTGCCCTCCACGCCAAGGAAGGGGAGATCACCAGTTTCACCACGCCGGGCTTCCCCAACAGCCCTTACCCCAACAACGCGCTCTGCTACTGGACACTGAGGGCGGACGCCAACTCCATCATCAGCCTGACCTTCAAGACTCTGGAGCTGGAGCAGTGCACAGACGACGGGGACTACATCAAGGTGTACAACTCTCTGAGCCCCGTGGAGCCCCACGCTTTGGTCAG GCTCTGTGGGAATTACGCCCCTTCCTACAACCtgaccttcctctcctcccagaaCGTCATGCTCGTCACGTTggttaccaacaaggaggggagATTCCCCGGCTTTAAGGCTGAGTTCTTCCAGCTCCCGAAGATGAAAG TCTGCGGTGGGACTCTGAAAGGAGAGAGCGGCACCTTCACGACTCCCTATTACCCGGCACACTACCCGCCAGCCATGGACTGTGTCTGGAACATCGAG GTTCCCCCTAAAAAGAACGTGAAGGTGCGTTTCAACATGTTCTTTGTGGTGGAGCCCGGCATCCCAGTCAGCTCCTGCACCAAGGACTACGTGCAGATCAACAGCACGAG GTACTGCGGGGAGCGTTCCCAGTTTGTGGTGGCCAGTACTACCAACAAAATAGAGGTCCAGTTCCACTCAGACCAGTCCCACACGGACACTGGCTTCTCTGCCGAGTACCTGTCCTACGACTCCAGCGATC CCTGCCCTGGCAAGTTCGCCTGCAACACCGGCCGCTGCATTGACCGAAGCATGCGCTGCGACGGGTGGCTGGACTGCGTCGACGGCAGCGACGAGAGATCCTGCG CCTGTACCGACCAGCAGTTCAAGTGCCAGAACGGCTGGTGCAAGCCCAAGTTCTGGGTCTGCGACAACGTGAACGACTGCGGCGACAACAGCGACGAGCTGCAGTGCA GTTGCGCAGCCGACAGCTTCAAGTGCAGCAGCGGGAAGTGCATCCCCGACGCACGGAAGTGTGACGGCAACGACGACTGCGGGGACGGGAGCGACGAGGGCAGCTGCAGCAAGG CGGTCCACGCGACGGTCCCCTGCAAGGAATACACGTACAAATGCCGCAGCGGGCACTGCATCAGCAAGCAGAACCCGGAGTGCGACGGGGAGCGGGACTGCGACGACAATTCTGACGAGGACAACTGCA ACTGCGGGATCCGCTCCTACACCAGGACGTCGCGGATCGTCGGCGGGCAGAACTCGGAGTCGGGAGAGTGGCCGTGGCAGGTCAGCCTCCACGTCAAGGGCCAGGGCCACATCTGCGGGGCCTCGCTGGTCTCCGAGAGCTGGCTGGTGTCGGCCGCGCATtgcttcctgcagctgcagggcaTCAG GTACTCGGAACCCAGCCTGTGGACAGCCTACCTGGGCCTGACCGACCAAGGCAACCGCAACGGCCCCAAAGTGCAAACGCGGAAGATCAAGCGCATCATCTCCCACCCCTACTTCAACGACTACACCTACGACTACGACATCGCCgtgctggagctgcagagccCCGTCACCTTCTCCTCCGTCGTCCAGCCCATCTGCCTGCCCGACGCCAGCCACAACTTCCCCGTGGGCAAGGACTTGTGGGTGACGGGCTGGGGAGCCACCGTGGAAGGAG GCAGCGGAGCCTCCATCTTGCAGAAAGCAGAAATCCGGCTCATCAACCAGACGGTCTGCAACCAGCTGCTGACGGACCAGCTGACGGAGCGCATGATGTGCGTGGGGATCCTGACGGGCGGCGTGGACGCTTGCCAG